The sequence below is a genomic window from Chondrinema litorale.
ATGATGTTCCATCTCACAAAGAATCTTTAGTAGCCACAGCGAAAGATAAAGAAGCTTCTTTCACTCAAATTCAAATCATTTATAAAAAAGACAAAACAGAAGTGAGTACTGTTGGAGATTACAAGGCTTCACTTGTACAGAATGTGTACGATGGCATGTTTAATCAAAGACTAAGTGAGCTTACTCAATTGGCAGAACCTCCATTTATGTATGCTGGTGCAGGTTATGGTGATTTAGTAAGAACTAAAGATGCTTATTCATTCTTTGCTATAGTACCTCCAAATGGCGTTGACCAAGGCATTACTGCCTTACTTACAGAAAATAAGCGTGTGCTTTTACACGGCTTTACAGAATCTGAACTAGATCGCTACAAAAAAGACATGATCGCCTATTACGAAAAGGCTTACAACGAAAAAGATAAAACAGAATCTGCCAATTATGCCTCTGAGTATATCTCTTATTTTCTTGAAAAAGTACCTACTCCGGGCATCGGTACTGAGCTAGAATATGTAAAAGCTTTTCTACCTCAAATCACCTTAAAAGACATAAATGCTCTTACTAAGAACTTAATTACGGATGATAACAGAGTAATTATTGTAACTGGACCTGATAAAGAAAATACTATAATTCCATCAGAAGAAGAAATAGAAAAAATAGTGGCAGAAGCTGATAAAGTTACACCAGAAGCTTACGAAGATAATCTGACTGCAACGGCACTCATGGAAGAATTGCCAACTTCAGGCACAGTAAAAGAAAGTCAAGAAAAACCTTTAGAGGTTACAGAGATAACTCTTAGCAATGGTACTAAAGTAGTTTTAAAACCAACGGACTTTAAGAATGATCAAGTTTTAATGGATGCTTTTAACTTTGGAGGACATTCTGTTTATCCACTTGAAAATTACTATTCAGCCATTTTTGCAGCGAGTATAGTAAATGAAAGCGGAGTGAAAGACTTTTCTGTTACTGATATACAGAAACTACTAACTGGTAAAATTGCAAATGCCAGTCCGTACATAAGAGAAATTACAGAAGGTATTTCTGGGAGTGCGACGCCAAAAGATTTAGAAAGCATGCTGCAATTGGTATACTTATATTTTACTGCACCAAGAAAAGACAAAGAAGCATTTCTTTCTTTTATCAACAAAACAAAAGCGTTATATGAAAACTTAAAGGCTAGTCCAGAGAATTACTTCTACGACCAAACTTCTAAATTAATGTCGCAGAATAATCCGAGAAGGGGAGGTTTTCCAGAGCAAGAAGATTTCGATAAGATAGATTTAGATAAAGCTTACCAGATATATACAGAAAGGTATGCTGATGCACAGAATTTCACTTTCTTTTTTGTTGGCAATTTTTCAGTAGAAGAAATCACGCCATTACTAGAACAATACATTGGTAGTTTACCCACAAACGAACAAAACCAAACATGGAAAGATTTAGGTATTAGCTATCCTAAAGGGGTAGTGAAAAAGGAATTCAAAAAGGGGACAGATCAAAAAAGCCAAGTAATGCTGGCATTTACTGGCGATTTTGACTACGATAAGAAAGAAGCTTATAAAATTTCTTCTCTTGCTGAAATTCTTGATATTAAGCTTACTGAGAATTTAAGAGAAGATAAAAGTGGCGTTTATGGTGTAAGTGCTTATGGCTCAACCCAAGAATTACCTACTGGTTCTTACAATTTAACCATCCAGTTTCCTTGTGCTCCAGAAAATGTAGATAAACTGATTGAAGCAGCTTTTGAAGAAATAAAAAAGATACAAGAGAATGGCCCTAGTAAAGAAGACCTCAATAAAATAAAAGAAACGCAAAAGTTAGAGATGAAAGAAAATCTCAAGAAAAATAACTTCTGGTTGAGCATGCTCAGAAACAGTTATTTATATGATAGAGATTACAGCGAGGTAATGGATTACGAAAAACGGATTGATGCTTTAACTACAGAAGACATAAAAAAAACTGCCCAACAGTATTTCAATTTTGAAAATTACGTGCAGGCAGTTTTAAATCCAGAAAATATAGATTAAGCTTTTGCTACTTTAATCTCGATGGTTACATCACCAAGATCGATAGCAGTAGCTCCTTCTAAACTTTCAGAGAAGCTCAGGTTTAATGCCTGAGTTTCTTCACATATATATTTCTTATGAGCATTGAAAGCCTCTTCTGCTAAGCTCTCACCTTTTAGCACTTCGATATTAATTTTATCTTGTACTTCAAGTCCCATATCTTTTCTGAGGTTTTGAACACGGTTTACCACTTCTCTGGCGATACCTTCTTTACGAAGCTCATCAGTGATTGTAATATCCATTGCGACAGTTAAACCATAGTCACGAGCTACTAACCAACCCGGAATATCTTCAGAAGTAATCTCTACATCATCAGGAGAAAGTGTGATTGTTTCACCTTCTACTTCAATTGCATAAGATTGTTCTTTTTCAAGTTTGGTGATATCAGCCTGCTCAAACTTAGCAATCGCAGCAGAAATATGGCGCATTAATTTTCCATATTGCTTACCCAATACTTTAAAGTTTGGCTTTATCTTTTTCACCAATACTCCAGAAGAATCATCGATGTATTCTATCTCCTTGATGTTTACCTCAGCATTGATAATATCCTCAACAGCTTTTATCTGCCTAGTTACCTTTTCGTTAAGATCTGGAATTAAGATTTTAGAAAGTGGCTGTCTTACTTTAATAGACTCTTTTCTTCTTAATGAGTGTACCAAAGATGAAATCTTTTGAGCCAAATCCATTCTCTCTTCCAAATCTTTATCTATCACAGCAGTATCTACTTCTGGGAAGTCGCTTAAATGCACAGAAAGAGATTTGTCTTTTCCTGTAACCTCATTTAAATCTTGGAATAATCTATCTGAAAAGAATGGTGAAAAAGGACTCATTAAGCAAGAGATGGTTTCCAAACAAGTGTATAATGTTTGGTAAGCAGCCATCTTATCGCGGTTGTATTCACCTTTCCAGAAACGCTTTCTGTTTTGGCGAACATACCAGTTACTTAAATCATCTATGGTAAAGCTTTCTATCGCTCTTACTGCCTTGGTTGATTCGTAATCATCCATTGCATTTTTCACATCTTCTATCAGTGTATTCAATCGAGAGATAATCCAGCGATCACTTTCAGTCCTTTCTGAAACTGGCACTGCTTCTTCTTCGAATTTGAAGCCATCTAGATTTGCATATAGCGCAAAGAAAGAATAGGTGTTATAAAGCGTTCCGAAGAATTTACGTTGAACTTCTTTTACACCTTCTAAATTGAATTTTAAGTTATCCCAAGGCTGTGCATTGCTAAGCATATACCAACGAGTAGCATCTGCACTGTATGTATCGATGGTTTCAAACGGATCAATTACATTGCCTAATCTCTTAGACATTTTTGCTCCATTTGCATCTAACAACAAGCCCGTTGAAACTACATTTTTAAAAGATATATTACTTTGTGGAAATTCTAACATTACTGCCAAAGCGTGCAATGTAAAGAACCAACCACGAGTTTGGTCAACACCTTCTGAGATAAAATCTGCAGGGAAACTCTCTTCAAAAATTTCTTTATTTTCAAAAGGATAATGCCACTGTGCATAAGGCATCGCTCCACTATCAAACCAAACGTCTATGAGATCTGGCTCACGGTACATTGCTTTTCCATCATCACTTACCAGAATTACATCATCTACATATGGTCTGTGCAAATCAAAATCATCTTTTAAAACACCACCAGCCGTCACTTTAGAATCTGCTGCCATTACACCAGCTTCTACCGCTTTCTTTACTTCATCATTAAGTTCTGCGATTGAACCGATACATTTTTCAGAAGCATTATCTTCGGTTCTCCAAACTGGTAAAGGAGTTCCCCAGAATCTTGAGCGCGACAAGTTCCAGTCTACCAAGTTTTCTAACCAGTTACCAAAACGACCTGTACCAGTTGCAGCAGGTTTCCAGTTTATGGTTTTATTGGCTGCTACTAACTTATCTTTATAAGCAGTTGTTTTGATGAACCAAGAATCTAATGGATAGTAAAGAATTGGCTTATCAGTTCTCCAACAATGTGGGTAACTGTGCTCGTATTTTTCTACTTTAAATGCCCTGTTTTCTTCTTTAAGTTTGATAGAGATTAAAACATCTGTTGATTTATAATTAGAATCAGCCAATGTTTCATCGTCCTCATACTCAGCTTTTACATAGCGTAATGGGAAGTCAGTAACTTCTTTTACAAAGCGACCTTGTTTATCTACCAATGGCATAGGAGTGCCATTTTCATCTTTTACCAAGATCGCTGGTATATCAGCCTGTTGTGCAACACGGTAGTCATCAGCACCAAAAGTAGGGGCGATGTGAACGATACCAGTACCATCCTCAGTACTAACAAAATCTCCCGGTATTACTCTAAATGCATCTCCTTCTGGTTGTATATAAGGTAACAACTGCTCATATCTAACACCACACAAATCTTTTCCAGTAAACTCAGCAGTTACTTTAAAAGGAATTACTTTATCGCCTTCTTTGTAGCTATCAAAATCTGCTTTTTTCTGCTTTTCAGTGAAATAGGCATTCAAGCGATCTTTAGCAAGAATTACCTCAGCAGGCTTAAATGTATAAGGGTTAAAAGTTTTTACTCTTAGGTAAGTTATTTTTTCTCCAACCGCCAAAGCTGAGTTTGAAGGAAGTGTCCAAGGAGTAGTCGTCCATGCTAAGATGAAAACTTCATCATCAGTTCCCTCAAATAATGGAGCAGATTTTTCGTCTTTTTTAACCTTAAACTGCGCAACAGCAGACGTATCTTTTACATCTCTGTAGCAACCTGGCTGGTTCAATTCGTGAGAACTTAAACCAGTACCTGCTTTTGGAGAATAAGGCTGTATCGTATAACCTTTGTATAAAAGGTCTTTGTCGTATAATTTCTTAAGCAGATTCCATAGCGTTTCGATGTAATTTCTATCGAAAGTAATATAAGGATCGTCTAGATCAACCCAGTAACCCATTTTACGAGTAAGGTTGTCCCAAACACCTTTAAACTTCATTACAGCCTCTCTGCATCGCTGGTTATATTCCTCCACCGATATTTTAGTACCGATATCTTCTTTGGTAATACCCAAATCTTTCTCCACCTTCAACTCAACTGGCAAACCGTGTGTATCCCATCCACCTTTCCTTTTTACTTGGTATCCCCTTATAGTTTTGTATCGGCAGTACATATCTTTAATAGTTCTGGCCATTACGTGGTGAATACCCGGCATACCATTCGCAGAAGGAGGTCCCTCATAGAAAGTAAATGTTGGTTTACCCTCTCTGCTATTTATAGATTGCTCAAATACTTTATTTTCTTCCCAAAACTTCAGCAACTCATTTCCTGTTTTCACTAAATCCAGCTGCTGGTATTCTCTGTATTTTGCCATAAATATTATAATATGTCACTGCTCACAAAAAGAATTTACTAGCTATTAAACAATATACTCTCTGTAAATTCTAAATTTTTTAGCAGATATAACTAGGTTTCAAAATTTAGGTGGCAAAATTAATAATTTTTAGTATGAAAAATGGACTTCTTGGTCTCTTGTATACATTATATTCTGAGAAAAGAACTTACTTGCCATAAAAAAGGGATAAATTTTTGTGTTAAGACTTTTTAACAAAACAGAATCCGCACCTAACAACAGAAAGTTCTATGAAAAACATCTTAAAATTTTCTTTTTTTATTGCTCTTTTTATCACGTTTCCACTTGCAGCTCAAAATGAAATTGAAAGTATAACTTGGCAAGAAGGTAGACAATTAAAATGGTCAGACTACAGGGGCACACCTGAAGGCAAAGTTTATGAAGCTGCCAGGAGTGAGTTTGAAATTGAGTTTAGGTATACAGGAAAAATTGTAGAGGATGAGCTAGAGCTCCAGTTTCAAGTTTCTGCATTATTTATTCCAAATGATTCTTGGACTGTTGAAGCAAAACAATCTAACGAATTGCTTATTCACGAACAATTACACTTTGACATTACAGAATTATTTGCTCGCAAAATGAGACATGAATTTAGCTCTGTACATATTAGTGCTGATAATGGTAAGGCAGAGATTCAGGTAATTTATGATAAAGTTATGGCAGATATGAAAAGGTATCGCTCACTATACAACGATGAGACATTTTTCGGTGCTAATCTAAACAAACAATTAGAATGGAATAGCAAAGTACGCAGAGAAATGATAGAGCTTAATCAATATGTAAACTAGAAAAACTTAAGGTTTTTTATTCTTCTGGGGTCCTGTGAATTATTTCTTCAAATAAATCCAGGACTTCTTCATTTGCCTCCTGATTGAATTTGCTATGAAAATACTGCTGAAATAAATCTTTGATATTCGCAGACACATCTAATTGTTTTTCTTCTGCCTCTTTATTTTCTTTTTTAATTTCCGGAATTATCCCTAAAACTCCTTTATGAGCTCGGTAGATTTCCTTTTTTAAAGCTGCATTTATATAAGTATCGCTTACCAAAATCAATTCGACATACACATCTTGGTTTTCTTGTAACCAATTGATTGCATCATCGAAGTTTTCAAACTTTTTTCTTAGCACCTTTTTACCTGAATACAATGGTATTTTATTGTAAGAAACAGATGCACTCGCCTTGGCTTCAATAATAGAAACAAACTTTTGTTGGTTTGTTTCACTTAGACTGTACTCCAACAAACTTCCGCTATATATTACTGGTGGTTTTTCTTGTGAGGCTAAATTATGAAACCTGTGTAAATGCCCTAGTGCCGTATAATCTACCTCTTTGGGAATATCTACAGTATAAACAGGTTGGGCTCCACCAACATGTAAAATGTGTCTTTCATCTTCTGGTTCATCCAAAAGATCAGTTCCGTTTGTCATAAAAAGGTGGGTCAAAAGAATATTAACCCCATTTTTATCGCAATACTGACTTGCTAAATTTTGCCACTTTTCAGCAATAATTTTTCTAAATTCTTTGTCTGTATTTTCTACACCAAAAAAGCTTTTCAATCTGCTTTCGCTAGCATATGGAGTGAGAATTATTCTAAGAAGTTCTTTACTGTTAGGCAACTCAAGTTCTACAAATCCAGCATCAGTTTTAGTTATTTTTAAACCTGTATTAAGCTCTAAAGCTTTTAGTCTTGTATCTGGATAACCTGATAAAAAAATACCACACTCTCTAGCTAAAGTATCAGGCGCTTCTACCCTGTCTGCCGAATCGTGGTTACCAGCAATAGCAATTACTGGACAAGCTCCCAGTTTTGCTAACTTGTGTACTGTTTTGTAAAATAACTCAACAGCTTCGTTGGATGGGTTAAAAGAATCAAATAAATCTCCTGCTATAATAACTGCATCTACGTTTTCCTTTTCTGCAATTTCACAGATTTCTTCCAAAACTTCTCTTTGTTCATCTATTCTGGAATAATCATTCAATTTCTTTCCCAAATGCCAATCTGCTGTATGAAGTATTTTCATTTAACCAGTTTCAGTATCGTTATTTAAATATTGGATTAATAGTCTATTCTATCTTTTTTAACTTGCCAAAGTTTAAAAACTTCTATTGCTATATCTCTACCATTTTGTTCTGTGGTGATTTTTCTTTCTGAATAGGGTAGGTCAATTTCTTCGTAAATAAACTGATCGTCAAAACCAGCTTTCTTAGCATCTTCTTTGGTGCAGGCAAATATCAATTTATCTGGTCTAGCCCAATAAATAGCTCCCAAACACATCGGACATGGCTCACAAGAAGCATATATTGTACAACCTGTTAGCTGAAAGCTATTAAGGTTTTTACAAGCATTTCTAATAGCAACTACTTCTGCATGAGCGGTAGGATCGTTCTGAGAGGTTACCATATTACTACCTTCACCTACAATTTTGCCATCTTTTACTATTACTGCTCCAAAGGGACCTCCTTTATCATTTAACACTCCCTCTTTCGCCAATTCTACTGCTCTTTGAATATATAAATGATGTTTTTCCATAAAACAAAAAAGACTGTTCTGTAAATATACAGACAGTCCTTTCCCAAATAAGATATTTTAATAATTTCTTTAACTGATACTACAATTAATTATAGTATGAGATCTGTGATGTATTCTGCTGATTCAGATTTGTGATTTTTGCTGAGGTGAAAGAAAACATTGCCAAATCGAAAGTAAGAAGAGAAAGAATCAGTAAACCTCCTACAATGTAACCTTTGATAGGACTAAGAAACTGTAAAAACTTCTTGTATAAATAAATGACCAATGCTGCAGTAGAAACTGCTAGATAAATAGAAATAAAAATTTGTAGTGTTAAGACCATAGCTTTAATATTTTGTTGTTAGCTAAAATGTTGGATTCAGTTAGTCTTTAAGTATTCGCTCCAAAATAACTAATTATTGTATATCTTATTATGCAACCTTTTTCGGTATAAATTTCAATGTAATAAAATTAAATTTTATAAAAGTTATTGCAAACCATATTTGTCGATTAGATAAATTAGGGATGTCATAGCTGCTGCACCTAAATCAAGCTCTCTTTTATTTACCTTATCAAAGGTATCGTTAGACGCATGGTGATAATCGAAATATCTTTGAGAATCTGGTCTAAATGAAAATAAAGGAACATCCTGAGCTTTTAACGGCCCAATATCAGCTCCACCACCACCAGCTTCAAACTCATGTATTTTATAAGGTTTAAAAAGCTCACTCCAAGCAGAAACTTTTTCAACAACTTTATCACTACCACCTATAGAAAATCCTTTTGGAGTAAAACCACCCGAATCAGATTCTAGTGCAGCAATGTGCTTTTCTTTATTTTTCTTAGCCAATTCTGCATATTTCAATCCGCCTCTTAAACCGTTTTCCTCGTTCATAAACATTACTGCTCTAATCGATCTTTTCGGTTTAATTCCTAAAGTTTTTAATACTCTCAAAACCTCAATAGATTGCATACAACCAGTGCCATCGTCGTGTGCACCTTGAGCCAAATCCCAAGAATCTAAATGTCCACCAATTGCGATATATTCTTCTGGAAATTCAATGCCAGTAATCTGACCTACTACATTGTAAGAAAGTTTTTCTTCTTTCATTTCACAATGAGTTTCAAAATAGAACTTAAGTTCTTTGTCGTCTTTTAAAAGTTTGCTTAAAAGGTCAGCATCTTTTGTGCTAATTGCGATGGCAGGTATTTGAGGTACATTAAGGGTATAATTTAAACTACCTGTGTGGGGGAAATCATCGCTTGAGGTCGTCATTGAACGAACAATCGCTCCAATTGCTCCATATTTTGCGGCTTCAGATGCTCCGGCTCCACGTTGGTTTACAGCTCCACCATATGCCTGAAATGTCTGAATTAATGTTGGATCCATAGGCCTGTTAAAAAAGACCACTTTTCCTTGAATATTTTCTTTGCCTAATTTCTTTAGCTCTTCAAAATCTTGAACTTCTACCAAATTGGCAGAAACTCCTTTGTCACCAGTACCTACTGAGTTTCCTAGAGCACATACAGCAACATCTAAACTTCCCATTTTCTTCGATCCTACAATTCTACCGATTTCTTTCTTGCCTCTTACCCAATGCGGAACCATTACCTCTTGCAAGAAAACCGTATCAAAACCATAGTTTTCCATTACTTCTTTAGTCCAATCTACAGCAGCAGCAGCTTGTGGAGATCCACTTAATCGCCCTCCAATTTGTGTAGTTAAGTATCTAAGATTTTCGTAGCAGGCATCATTCGTGAGGATTTCATCAAATATATTTTTGATGGTTGCAGCATCATTTTTATCCTGCGCGTTTAGATTAAATAAGGAAAAAAACAGCGAAAAAAAGAGTATTAAAAACTTGTTGTAGTGCATCTAATTAAAAAAATACGATCTCAGTCACCCTAAAATGAGAGCTAAATATAATTATTTCAGATAAATATTGTATTTCTCCAATGGAATAATTGAAAAATTTCCTTTTTAATTTTCTCAAATTATCTTTAAATCTAAGTAGAAAAGTAGATTTTAACACAAATTAGGGTTTAATCAACCAATGTAGCATCTTTTAAGATATACATCAGTTGCTCAATATTATCCGAATTAGGTTCAAATATTCCTTTTACAAATATAGGATCATCAGTAAAATCAACTTGTTCTTTACAAAATACTTCAATAACTGTTTCGGGACCTGCTCCACCACAAAAAAAACAGATATTATATGGTAATGAAGAAAGTACAAACTTTTTTTCGCTGGTATATTGATCTAAAGGAACCATAAACCCTTTTAATATTATTTCTTTCCCTTTGAGTTGAGTCACCTTTTCACCAAAAACAGGATATGTAATTTCAAATCCGGAAGCTTGATCTTTTTTATTTTTAAAAGAAACATCACTTAGATCATCCCAAAAGTTTTTCTGGGCACAAAGTGATAAAGACAAAAAAGTAAATATTAAGATTAAAGGAATTGGAACTTTATATAACATTATTTTAAATGATTTTTTCGTCGATTATAATCGGTCGCTATCTCTATAAAACAGTTTTTTTTTCATACTAAGAAAAAAGACAAGCTGCTTTAAAACTAACTATCACTATTATAAGAAGAAAATAATAAATTAATAAAACCCGTAGCTCATCACTCCAAATTTTACGATTAACTCATTTATGAAATATTTTTTATTGTCGCTTTTGGCAATTTGCATTAATTACTATGCACTAAAAGCCAACTCTGTTTCAGACTCACTACAAATAGAAAACTCTCTCGAACAGGCTGTTGAACTAGAAAAACAAAGAAATTTAGAAGGAGCTAGAGCCATCTACTTTGAGTTATTAGATCAAGCAAAAAAACAGGAATTAAATGATGTTTATGGCAAATTACTCTGGAGTATAGGACGAAATTATTTCAGAAATTATAAATCTGACAGTGCAGCTTATTGGCTTGAAAAATTCCAAGTAGAAAATGAAAGCTTACATTTTAAAGATAAAAAATTAGTTTATTCCTCCTTTACCTATCTCGGACAAACCTATTCTCGGTTAAAAAAGCCATTTAAAAATATTGATGCTTTTAAGAAAAGCATCGATTACGTAAAGCAAAATGAGTCTTTACAAAATACTCCCGATGTTTTTTTACCTAGAGCATATAATAATACAGGCGTGGCTTACCAAGAGTTAGGCGATTTTGAAACTGCTCTCCAATACCTCGACAGTGCTCTAATAAACTTAAAAGAAATATTAGATTACCCTAGCGAATTAGAAGCACATATTTACAGTAATAAAGGGAACATCTACAAAAAGTTAGGATTCACAGAAGAAGCACTGGAATTCACTTTTATGCAAGTGAAAATTTACGAACAACTCCCTGAAGAGCAAATCAATTACCAAGACTGGGGTTTGGTTTATTGGTATATTGCCAGTTGTTACCAGTATAGTAATGCAAGCAAAGAAGATTTACTCAATGCTATTAAATACTGTGAAATATCTGAAAATTACTTTAAACAAGGAGGAGAGAAAGCCCCACTACTCATTTACTCTTATTACATATATGCAGAGACTTACTATAACCTAG
It includes:
- a CDS encoding metallophosphoesterase family protein, with amino-acid sequence MKILHTADWHLGKKLNDYSRIDEQREVLEEICEIAEKENVDAVIIAGDLFDSFNPSNEAVELFYKTVHKLAKLGACPVIAIAGNHDSADRVEAPDTLARECGIFLSGYPDTRLKALELNTGLKITKTDAGFVELELPNSKELLRIILTPYASESRLKSFFGVENTDKEFRKIIAEKWQNLASQYCDKNGVNILLTHLFMTNGTDLLDEPEDERHILHVGGAQPVYTVDIPKEVDYTALGHLHRFHNLASQEKPPVIYSGSLLEYSLSETNQQKFVSIIEAKASASVSYNKIPLYSGKKVLRKKFENFDDAINWLQENQDVYVELILVSDTYINAALKKEIYRAHKGVLGIIPEIKKENKEAEEKQLDVSANIKDLFQQYFHSKFNQEANEEVLDLFEEIIHRTPEE
- the ileS gene encoding isoleucine--tRNA ligase, with amino-acid sequence MAKYREYQQLDLVKTGNELLKFWEENKVFEQSINSREGKPTFTFYEGPPSANGMPGIHHVMARTIKDMYCRYKTIRGYQVKRKGGWDTHGLPVELKVEKDLGITKEDIGTKISVEEYNQRCREAVMKFKGVWDNLTRKMGYWVDLDDPYITFDRNYIETLWNLLKKLYDKDLLYKGYTIQPYSPKAGTGLSSHELNQPGCYRDVKDTSAVAQFKVKKDEKSAPLFEGTDDEVFILAWTTTPWTLPSNSALAVGEKITYLRVKTFNPYTFKPAEVILAKDRLNAYFTEKQKKADFDSYKEGDKVIPFKVTAEFTGKDLCGVRYEQLLPYIQPEGDAFRVIPGDFVSTEDGTGIVHIAPTFGADDYRVAQQADIPAILVKDENGTPMPLVDKQGRFVKEVTDFPLRYVKAEYEDDETLADSNYKSTDVLISIKLKEENRAFKVEKYEHSYPHCWRTDKPILYYPLDSWFIKTTAYKDKLVAANKTINWKPAATGTGRFGNWLENLVDWNLSRSRFWGTPLPVWRTEDNASEKCIGSIAELNDEVKKAVEAGVMAADSKVTAGGVLKDDFDLHRPYVDDVILVSDDGKAMYREPDLIDVWFDSGAMPYAQWHYPFENKEIFEESFPADFISEGVDQTRGWFFTLHALAVMLEFPQSNISFKNVVSTGLLLDANGAKMSKRLGNVIDPFETIDTYSADATRWYMLSNAQPWDNLKFNLEGVKEVQRKFFGTLYNTYSFFALYANLDGFKFEEEAVPVSERTESDRWIISRLNTLIEDVKNAMDDYESTKAVRAIESFTIDDLSNWYVRQNRKRFWKGEYNRDKMAAYQTLYTCLETISCLMSPFSPFFSDRLFQDLNEVTGKDKSLSVHLSDFPEVDTAVIDKDLEERMDLAQKISSLVHSLRRKESIKVRQPLSKILIPDLNEKVTRQIKAVEDIINAEVNIKEIEYIDDSSGVLVKKIKPNFKVLGKQYGKLMRHISAAIAKFEQADITKLEKEQSYAIEVEGETITLSPDDVEITSEDIPGWLVARDYGLTVAMDITITDELRKEGIAREVVNRVQNLRKDMGLEVQDKINIEVLKGESLAEEAFNAHKKYICEETQALNLSFSESLEGATAIDLGDVTIEIKVAKA
- a CDS encoding M16 family metallopeptidase, coding for MKIKFLSASIVLILFVLFNEVSAQEILNSDSQIKKLDDAIPLDPAVKTGKLPNGMTYFIRKNSKPENKVELRLVVNTGSMLENEKQLGLAHFVEHMAFNGTKNFAKNELVSYLQSIGVKFGAHLNAYTSFDETVYMLNIPTADTVVDKGMQILEDWAHNISFEGDEIDKERGVVIEEWRLGQGAGQRMREKWFPVMMKDSRYAERLPIGKKKVLENFEYKTLIDFYKKWYRPELMAIVVVGDIDVDQMEASIKKHFNEIPKSKKPVERPYYDVPSHKESLVATAKDKEASFTQIQIIYKKDKTEVSTVGDYKASLVQNVYDGMFNQRLSELTQLAEPPFMYAGAGYGDLVRTKDAYSFFAIVPPNGVDQGITALLTENKRVLLHGFTESELDRYKKDMIAYYEKAYNEKDKTESANYASEYISYFLEKVPTPGIGTELEYVKAFLPQITLKDINALTKNLITDDNRVIIVTGPDKENTIIPSEEEIEKIVAEADKVTPEAYEDNLTATALMEELPTSGTVKESQEKPLEVTEITLSNGTKVVLKPTDFKNDQVLMDAFNFGGHSVYPLENYYSAIFAASIVNESGVKDFSVTDIQKLLTGKIANASPYIREITEGISGSATPKDLESMLQLVYLYFTAPRKDKEAFLSFINKTKALYENLKASPENYFYDQTSKLMSQNNPRRGGFPEQEDFDKIDLDKAYQIYTERYADAQNFTFFFVGNFSVEEITPLLEQYIGSLPTNEQNQTWKDLGISYPKGVVKKEFKKGTDQKSQVMLAFTGDFDYDKKEAYKISSLAEILDIKLTENLREDKSGVYGVSAYGSTQELPTGSYNLTIQFPCAPENVDKLIEAAFEEIKKIQENGPSKEDLNKIKETQKLEMKENLKKNNFWLSMLRNSYLYDRDYSEVMDYEKRIDALTTEDIKKTAQQYFNFENYVQAVLNPENID
- a CDS encoding M20/M25/M40 family metallo-hydrolase translates to MHYNKFLILFFSLFFSLFNLNAQDKNDAATIKNIFDEILTNDACYENLRYLTTQIGGRLSGSPQAAAAVDWTKEVMENYGFDTVFLQEVMVPHWVRGKKEIGRIVGSKKMGSLDVAVCALGNSVGTGDKGVSANLVEVQDFEELKKLGKENIQGKVVFFNRPMDPTLIQTFQAYGGAVNQRGAGASEAAKYGAIGAIVRSMTTSSDDFPHTGSLNYTLNVPQIPAIAISTKDADLLSKLLKDDKELKFYFETHCEMKEEKLSYNVVGQITGIEFPEEYIAIGGHLDSWDLAQGAHDDGTGCMQSIEVLRVLKTLGIKPKRSIRAVMFMNEENGLRGGLKYAELAKKNKEKHIAALESDSGGFTPKGFSIGGSDKVVEKVSAWSELFKPYKIHEFEAGGGGADIGPLKAQDVPLFSFRPDSQRYFDYHHASNDTFDKVNKRELDLGAAAMTSLIYLIDKYGLQ
- a CDS encoding nucleoside deaminase; the encoded protein is MEKHHLYIQRAVELAKEGVLNDKGGPFGAVIVKDGKIVGEGSNMVTSQNDPTAHAEVVAIRNACKNLNSFQLTGCTIYASCEPCPMCLGAIYWARPDKLIFACTKEDAKKAGFDDQFIYEEIDLPYSERKITTEQNGRDIAIEVFKLWQVKKDRIDY